The DNA region CTTTTTAAAGATATCAGTAGGGTTAATTTTGATTTTTTTCATGTTTCCACTTCCAGTAATTTGAAGAAATCTCATCGATAATTTTAGTCAGTCCATTTTTTATTACTGCAGATGACTTGAGCTGCTTATGGTACATTTTCCCTCTTAAATTGGCATCGTATGAAATGGCCTTTATAGAATTTAGTATATCTTCATCAGTAACGGTACATGATATTCCTAAGTATTTAATTCCTTTATTATAACGTGCAAATAAATGAAGTGTTTCTCTATCATTTTGTGCAATACTTATGGTGGGGATACCCATGGATGTCAGTTCATAGATAGTTCTGCCGTTGGATGTTACTGCAATATCAGCTTTTTTCATTAATTCAGGCATATTATCAACTTGTTGATGGATTTCAATACGTGAATCTATTTGATATAGATCGATATTATGTTTGTAGCCCCCTCCTAAAATAACGATTATTTTCTCTAAAGGAGTTTGATTAAATATTTCAGAACTTAAATTTAATAACTTTGAAGTCATATTGCATTGATCTACACCGCCGAAAGTTGTAAGCAATGTTTTTGGAACCTTTTTAAATTTAATAGGTTCATTTAAAAGGAATTTTTCGTTTAAACATTCATATTCGTATCCAAATCTATGGTTTGGATTAGGATTGGTTTTTTCATATAATGCATTAAATACCAAGTGGGCGTTATCTGATCCATCTCCTAAATCCTCAAAATTAACTACAAAAAATCCAGAGTCCTTTAACTTATTAATGTAATCAAACTTGGTATCTAAAATATCATTAATTATTATATTTGGATTTATATCAGCTAATAAGTTAAATAGTGAATCTTTTTTGGTATTTATAACATTATATCCTCTTTCTTTAATTAAATTAATTGATGTTTTACCACTATCTGTCATTATAAATAGTATATCATGGCCTAAAAGTCCATCGGCAAGTGTTAAAGTCCTGTAAACATGGCCCATCCCTATATCATTATTTCCATTAACAATAAATGTAATTTTCAAACGTTTTATGGCAGTCTCTGCAATTAAAAAATCCATTTCTGTATCAATGTCCAGCCCTTCTGTTTCTTCTAAAATAAAGATATCAATATTTTTACCAAATCTTGAATTTTTTTTGACAAATTCTCTTCTGGTTATTAGAAAAGCTCCTGCCTCTTTATATTTTTTAGGAAGCCACTGTCTGTTTAGTCTAGTTTCGTAATCTGGAGATAACTTATCGTTATCTTTTTTCCAGTAAAGGTGTGTAGCATCAACTACAGGCAGGAGAGTATCTATGTTTTCATCCATAAACTTTTCAATAGCTTTATCTAAAGATACTGGTGACATTAATGGTGAAGTTGGTTGAAGTGTTATTACAATGTCATATTCCTTTTTATTGTTAAGTTCTGTATATTCTAAAGCATCATATATTACTGGATCTAAAGTGGTAATATCATCTGCTAACGATTCAGGGCGTTTTCTTAAATGAACATGTAAACTGGATGCATAATTTAAAATTTCGTCACTATCTGAAGTAACGACTATGTCATCGATGAACTTACTTTCAAGAGCATTTTTAATTTGATAATAAATCAGTGGTTTTCTATTGAGTATCCTTAAATTTTTTCTTTTAATGCCTTTACTTCCGCCCCTTGCGGGTATTATTCCTAGTATCTTCATATAATCACCAAATGTGAATTAGATGTAACTCATAATCAGTATGCATAATGTTTTGTACAATCACCTGACGTAAACTGATACTAAGTTTATCAATGAAAGATTTATAATTACCTATTTAAACTAAAATTTATAATTTTTTGGCATAATTATTTAAACTAAGAGCAAATAATAGAGATATTAAAAAATAGAGGATAAATAAAGGAATTATTAAAAAAATAACACATAATTATTACATATATTCTGAAATTAATATTAAAAAACTATGAGTAGGTAATATGGGCATTAAAAGAATAGGTTTATTACATGGTGCAATTTTAAATGGGGGAGATTATTTAATATGTAAGAGGGGCACTAAACTATTAAATAAATATTTGGGTTCTAAATTTGAATTGGTACATATTAAAAGATGGAAACCATTTAAAGGTAATTTTGATGCCTTGATAATTTTGGGCGGCCCTATTATTTCCAGGAATATGCATGTGCACTCCATGAGGATTAAAGAATATCTTGATGATAAAAAAATACCGGTTGTAGCTTTAGGTATTGGTGTATCTGGTGAACCTTATGGGGACATCGACGAATATTTCACTGATGAATCATTGAATTTTTGGAGAGATATATATGAAAGTTCTAATTTGATTTCAGTCAGGGATGAACAGACTTATTCGTTGTTAAAACACTTGGGTATTGATGCTAGGCTAACTGGTTGTCCTGCATTATTTGATTTAGATAATATAGGGTTTAATAATGAATTTAATATTAAAAAAGGAGAAAAGTTAAAAGTCTCTTTGACCATTCCCAACATTAAAATGGATATACATTCATTTACTGATATTTTATTTACCTTTAAAGATTTTTTATTGATCCTGTTTTTCATTTCTTACGTGAAAATGGTCTTTAAATTTAACAAAATTGACAATGAAAGCTACTTAGTTTTGCAACATGGATTTAATTCAATGATTAATCTAATCTGTGCATACAGTAATTTATTTGGAATTAAAAGGGTAGATGCTTCAAAGAGAAGTTTAGATGAGATAAAAGAGATTAAATTTTCAGATATCCATATTGGAACTCGTCTTCACTGTAATATTCATTTTTTATCTAATGGAAAACCTTCTTATCTTTTTAATGTAGATAACAGGACAAGTGCCTTCCTGAAAACTATTAATAATGACTTTAATATTAATTTTTCTTTTTCAGGAATCATTGAATTGGTAAAGTTGGTCTCAAAAGAATTAAAAGATGTCACATTAGTTAAAAATAGGGTTATTAAATCTGATAAAACAATTACTAATTATTTTAAGGAAATGAGTATGTTTTTACTGGATGTAGAAAAATTCATGGATTCAACATATGGTGAAGTACAGGCCATTCCTGAGGAGGACAGTATCATTAAAACCTCCACCTCTGCATCACAAAAAATTACAGAAAAACCTTGATTCAATGATTATTTTCAGGGCTTCTTGAAGTTTTGAAAGAATTTCATTATCCTCATTTTTAAGCACCCCACCATCAGCTAATTATAATAATGGATTGAATTAATATTTCTCGTAAACTGCCACAGTTCCAAATGTTTTGACTATATGATAACCATCAAGATCAGGTTTGGGCGCGCTTAGCGAATCAATGTAATAATAAGCATCTTTTTTCTGGAGCCGTTTCGAAAATTCTTCTGAATTACTGTAAAGTCTTGTATATGCGCCATTCACCTGTTTTTTGAGATACCAGCTGACTGCAGGAGGATAGTCTGAATAAATTATTTTGTTTTTGTAATCGGGATCATGTTCTTTAATCCAGTTGCTCGCATCTCCTATATCAACGGTAAACGTTTTTTTAGGCGTATGTCCTATATAAGTAACTGCAGCAGACGATAAAAATATCAATGCGATTATTGAGTAAATACCCCATGATTTTAAATTTTTATTTTTAATTTTAGGGTTTATTTTATTAATAAATTCACTTAAACCTAAAATAATGAAATATACAAGTGCAGGGGCCATTGTAATAAAATATCTATCCACTTTCATTCCTAAAATACTTTGAAATATTAAATAAGCTCCAAACCATGAAAAAAACATTAAATCCATATCCAGATTTTTGGTTTTTTGGTTCCTCAAAAGCATATACAAAATACAACATATTCCAAAGAGAATTACCTCATTTATAACATAGGATACATTATTAAAAGCAGCGGCAAATCCAATAACCAGAACAATCAGCACTATAATTTCTATTAATTTATTTCTGCTTATCTTTAATTTATTTGAGTTAAGTTTAGAGCTTAAAATAGAGTTTATATATAATATAATCCCAATAGAAGCAATTAATATAGTTATATATGACAATATGGATGGAACGCCCATGGAAGGATTTAATATTTGTTGATAAGTGCCCTGGATGGGGCCTACTGAGATATAATTCGGTATGTTTTGGAGATAATACCATACGCTGGGGTTATATGCAACGTCCCCTACTCCTGTAGTTGAAGAGGTAGTAATATTCATTAACAGGTTATAAAAAGTTTTTATAGCCCCTAAATGTATTAAATAATATATAAACGCAGCAAGCAGTACTGCAATCTCTAACGAAATACCTAAAATAACTTTTTTAATTTTTTGTATTTTTCGTATATTGATGATGGAATAAAGTACTATTGGGAGAACTATGAGGCCCGCAGTGTACCTTGTAAGGAATGCTAACATGATAATGGGTATGACAAAGTATAAAAATTTTGAATCCTTTTTAACACCTAAAACAGTTAAATAAATTGCCCATATTGAAAAAGAAACTCCGGGAATATCTATGCCGCCTGCAGCAACCCACGACAGTACAACTGGAAACGATATAAATATTATGCTGCCAGTAAAGCTTTGAATTTCATTAAACCGCATGTTTAATAATAAATATAGTCCAATTACTCCAATTACAAGCAGTATACTATCTAAAATAAAAATAGCATTGATGGAAACATATCCTGTTTTAAAAAAAAGAGATGTTAAAAGGGGTACAACTGGTGGAAGGTAGAGTGCACTGCCTTTTCCTATACCTGCAAAGTAGAGTGCA from Methanobacterium bryantii includes:
- a CDS encoding cytidylyltransferase domain-containing protein; this encodes MKILGIIPARGGSKGIKRKNLRILNRKPLIYYQIKNALESKFIDDIVVTSDSDEILNYASSLHVHLRKRPESLADDITTLDPVIYDALEYTELNNKKEYDIVITLQPTSPLMSPVSLDKAIEKFMDENIDTLLPVVDATHLYWKKDNDKLSPDYETRLNRQWLPKKYKEAGAFLITRREFVKKNSRFGKNIDIFILEETEGLDIDTEMDFLIAETAIKRLKITFIVNGNNDIGMGHVYRTLTLADGLLGHDILFIMTDSGKTSINLIKERGYNVINTKKDSLFNLLADINPNIIINDILDTKFDYINKLKDSGFFVVNFEDLGDGSDNAHLVFNALYEKTNPNPNHRFGYEYECLNEKFLLNEPIKFKKVPKTLLTTFGGVDQCNMTSKLLNLSSEIFNQTPLEKIIVILGGGYKHNIDLYQIDSRIEIHQQVDNMPELMKKADIAVTSNGRTIYELTSMGIPTISIAQNDRETLHLFARYNKGIKYLGISCTVTDEDILNSIKAISYDANLRGKMYHKQLKSSAVIKNGLTKIIDEISSNYWKWKHEKNQN
- a CDS encoding glycosyltransferase family 39 protein, producing the protein MDSAKNKHKPAFTNLNKIYRNPLFILTIITVGITSYILYVQTKIGVPYWDVFNYLNNALYFAGIGKGSALYLPPVVPLLTSLFFKTGYVSINAIFILDSILLVIGVIGLYLLLNMRFNEIQSFTGSIIFISFPVVLSWVAAGGIDIPGVSFSIWAIYLTVLGVKKDSKFLYFVIPIIMLAFLTRYTAGLIVLPIVLYSIINIRKIQKIKKVILGISLEIAVLLAAFIYYLIHLGAIKTFYNLLMNITTSSTTGVGDVAYNPSVWYYLQNIPNYISVGPIQGTYQQILNPSMGVPSILSYITILIASIGIILYINSILSSKLNSNKLKISRNKLIEIIVLIVLVIGFAAAFNNVSYVINEVILFGICCILYMLLRNQKTKNLDMDLMFFSWFGAYLIFQSILGMKVDRYFITMAPALVYFIILGLSEFINKINPKIKNKNLKSWGIYSIIALIFLSSAAVTYIGHTPKKTFTVDIGDASNWIKEHDPDYKNKIIYSDYPPAVSWYLKKQVNGAYTRLYSNSEEFSKRLQKKDAYYYIDSLSAPKPDLDGYHIVKTFGTVAVYEKY
- a CDS encoding polysaccharide pyruvyl transferase family protein; translated protein: MGIKRIGLLHGAILNGGDYLICKRGTKLLNKYLGSKFELVHIKRWKPFKGNFDALIILGGPIISRNMHVHSMRIKEYLDDKKIPVVALGIGVSGEPYGDIDEYFTDESLNFWRDIYESSNLISVRDEQTYSLLKHLGIDARLTGCPALFDLDNIGFNNEFNIKKGEKLKVSLTIPNIKMDIHSFTDILFTFKDFLLILFFISYVKMVFKFNKIDNESYLVLQHGFNSMINLICAYSNLFGIKRVDASKRSLDEIKEIKFSDIHIGTRLHCNIHFLSNGKPSYLFNVDNRTSAFLKTINNDFNINFSFSGIIELVKLVSKELKDVTLVKNRVIKSDKTITNYFKEMSMFLLDVEKFMDSTYGEVQAIPEEDSIIKTSTSASQKITEKP